In Silene latifolia isolate original U9 population chromosome X, ASM4854445v1, whole genome shotgun sequence, the following proteins share a genomic window:
- the LOC141617415 gene encoding uncharacterized protein LOC141617415 — protein MNPVKYIFDKCDLNGRLARCTLMLSEFGLKYVPLKVIKGQAVAEFFADNPIYDTQVIDTWSFPDEDLLHTDTESWDFYFDGALNLRGYDIRVLLISHVGEHTPISVKLDFEITRSWKIRSKSLALYKARIDQVAQFFDQVIYLYLPREENQFADTLAKVASLINMPDNMIEMSLCIEQWSEPAYVHFLTDENENQEEPWYQSILNYKLNGTYPPDMDKRGQ, from the exons ATGAATCCTGTCAAATACATTTTCGATAAGTGTGACCTAAATGGGCGCTTGGCAAGGTGCACTTTGATGCTCTCGGAGTTTGGTCTCAAATACGTACCACTGAAGGTCATCAAGGGACAAGCAgtagccgaattcttcgcagacaatCCCATTTATGACACCCAAGTAATAGAtacatggtcatttccagatgaagacCTTTTGCACACCGATACAGAATCATGGGACTTCTACTTTGATGGGGCTTTAAATCTAAGAGGATACGAtataagagtgttgctcatttctcatgtgggcgagcatacaccaatttctGTTAAACTAGACTTCGAG ATCACtagatcttggaaaatccgaagtaaaAGTCTTGCGCTATATAAAGCCAGGATAgatcaagtggctcaattctttgaccaAGTCATTTACTTATATCTACCTAGAgaggaaaatcagtttgcagacacTCTTGCGAAGGTTGCATCCTTGATCAACATGCCTGATAACATGATAGAAATGTCATTATGTATTGAACAATGGTCTGAGCCAGCCTATGTGCACTTTCTCACTGATGAGAACGAAAATCAAGAGGAGCCTTGGTACCAATCCATTCTAAACTACAAACTCAACGGCACATacccacccgacatggataagaggggacaatga